A portion of the Algisphaera agarilytica genome contains these proteins:
- a CDS encoding DUF7453 family protein — translation MNKKQTKTARLLRTFLVAVLTGFVTAADLVITSSALGEVTIETRALSGTQAPGTEPGVTFESFGYPTINASGQVAFLGYVTNINPNFVIPDKGIWSETAGSIGNPGLIARDDDDASGTPAGVKLDGFVGPVLNDNGMIAFRAVITGPDVDHTNNFVIYSQAAGPKGSLELFLRDGDAAPDTPPGVQFTGISAPVLNNAGQITFTALLSSLSSNGFSDRGIWSEAAGSSGNPGILVRTGNAAPGTGSGIIFSHIDIAKPVLNDAGQTAFWAQLTGNGVDSSNDTGIWSKTTDNLDLIIRTGDHAPGTESGVKFRRLLDLAFNDVGETAFRGRLTGTGVDGSNNEGIWSEAAGSAGRPGIVVRTGDPAPGTEPGVTFRRGLARPSLNAKGHTAFRGELTGTGVNGSNDEGIWSEAVGSISNPGIIARTGDAAPGTKPGVVFSSLRWDPILNNAGQVAFRGELFGTGVDLSNNTGIWATDLDGLPTLVIRKGDLLDIDDNPLNEDLRIIASIDIDWEYGQPAFFNDAGQLAFHATFTDGTEGIFVANTLGDVANVMGDYNGNGIVDAADYTIWQDNFGSTTDLAADGNGNGIVDAADYTVWQDNFGNTNASANTLTTIPEPTTGLLVVTMAGFMLKPRRTQQ, via the coding sequence ATGAACAAAAAGCAGACGAAGACGGCGAGGTTGTTGCGAACCTTTCTTGTGGCCGTGTTGACGGGTTTTGTAACTGCCGCAGACTTGGTCATAACCTCGTCTGCCTTAGGCGAGGTAACAATCGAGACCCGCGCTCTTAGCGGCACCCAAGCCCCCGGCACCGAACCCGGCGTCACCTTCGAAAGCTTCGGCTACCCAACGATCAACGCCTCCGGTCAGGTCGCCTTCCTGGGCTACGTGACCAACATCAATCCGAACTTCGTCATTCCTGACAAAGGCATCTGGTCCGAAACCGCCGGTTCGATCGGCAACCCCGGACTCATCGCACGTGATGATGATGACGCATCCGGTACACCCGCAGGCGTCAAACTCGATGGATTCGTAGGCCCCGTCCTCAACGACAACGGAATGATTGCCTTCCGCGCGGTCATCACTGGCCCCGACGTGGACCACACCAACAACTTCGTGATCTACTCCCAAGCTGCAGGGCCCAAAGGCTCGCTCGAACTATTCCTTCGCGATGGTGACGCCGCCCCCGACACCCCGCCCGGCGTCCAATTCACCGGCATAAGCGCTCCTGTCCTCAACAACGCGGGACAGATCACGTTCACCGCACTCCTGTCCTCGCTTAGCTCCAACGGTTTCAGCGATCGAGGGATTTGGTCCGAGGCCGCAGGCTCTTCCGGTAACCCAGGAATTCTCGTCCGAACCGGTAATGCCGCTCCCGGAACAGGGTCCGGCATCATTTTCAGTCATATCGACATAGCCAAACCAGTGCTCAACGACGCCGGACAGACCGCATTTTGGGCACAACTTACCGGGAACGGCGTCGATAGCTCCAACGACACTGGCATTTGGTCCAAGACCACGGATAATCTCGATCTGATTATCCGCACTGGCGACCACGCCCCAGGAACAGAGTCCGGCGTGAAATTCCGCAGACTACTTGACCTCGCCTTCAACGACGTCGGCGAGACCGCTTTCCGTGGCAGACTTACCGGTACCGGCGTGGATGGCTCCAACAACGAAGGTATTTGGTCCGAAGCCGCAGGCTCTGCGGGTAGACCCGGGATCGTTGTTCGCACCGGGGATCCGGCGCCCGGGACTGAACCCGGTGTCACCTTCAGAAGAGGGCTTGCTCGCCCGTCTCTCAATGCCAAAGGACATACCGCGTTCCGCGGTGAACTCACCGGCACCGGAGTAAACGGGTCTAACGATGAAGGTATTTGGTCCGAAGCCGTAGGTTCCATCAGCAACCCCGGAATTATTGCCCGGACTGGCGACGCCGCTCCCGGAACCAAGCCCGGCGTTGTTTTTAGCAGCCTGCGCTGGGACCCCATCCTCAACAACGCAGGGCAAGTTGCTTTCCGTGGCGAACTATTTGGCACCGGCGTAGATTTATCCAACAACACCGGCATCTGGGCCACTGACCTCGACGGCCTGCCGACTCTTGTCATTCGTAAAGGCGATCTCCTCGATATTGATGACAACCCGCTCAACGAAGACCTCCGTATCATCGCCTCAATCGACATTGACTGGGAGTATGGTCAACCAGCTTTCTTCAACGATGCTGGCCAACTCGCCTTCCACGCCACTTTTACCGATGGTACGGAGGGTATCTTCGTAGCTAACACCCTCGGCGATGTAGCCAACGTAATGGGCGACTACAACGGCAACGGTATTGTCGATGCCGCCGACTACACCATCTGGCAAGACAACTTCGGCTCCACCACCGACCTCGCCGCCGATGGCAACGGCAACGGGATCGTCGACGCCGCAGACTACACCGTCTGGCAAGACAACTTCGGCAACACCAACGCCTCGGCCAACACCCTCACCACCATCCCCGAACCCACCACCGGTTTATTGGTAGTCACAATGGCGGGCTTCATGTTGAAGCCACGACGTACTCAGCAGTAG
- a CDS encoding beta strand repeat-containing protein — MAAWSATGLVVVVAVAGMRAEAQDAEWINPTPPPGPFPFLIYGTGSNWDTGNAPTLADNALFQVDLMGNPIVLSAGSQSNNLTVADNAWTFSGITSGDLTTAGVALIDDVTATSLATGASLNIADSALWNIADAALTNDNDLLVAQQGFGTLGIQTSSDVTAENIFVGNSAGAVGVVNVDGVGSTLAAVRTDSQGRIINIGGDGGTGTVNLTNGGQLLTTNAGGSANQDIVVGRSFFDADLADPANPVVRSVGTLNVSGAGSLAETSDFLVGHLGGIGTVNILDGGQVVLAEGASPQALFGSGEGSVGNGTIDGTDSVLRAHAVFVGTSGGTAQIAVSNGGELITEITAQATDSTNEGDLIIGNTNAAGAIANGLVAVYGTDGTTASAVNADNIVIVGSDGLGELRVGRDLNDNFQDFGQVNAAQIIVGDLDNNDQDNRVVVDGANAQVQTSGAIIVGDAGRGVWESFNGSTTTAGTSFNVGLRDGSVSTALFDGTGTTLTALNLFVGNGTGVGSTGTATFRNGATATLNGVFATNDTGSGVTIGDDDEGIGTLNIEGVGSRVETTNSTWFIGGSENENGGTGTVNISAGGVGIASGRTWIGYRANAQGTLNVTGTGSRYDANGDFILVGFQGDGFLNIDSGGVVNGNGLILADEPGSAGSDITVDGAGSQLNLTQRLSVGDENDATMTVSGGAVVNVASNFADPDVADRRLIIGRVNSSNDSSLTVTGVGSAVNYFGGERISVGFQAGTAADRNKLHVLDGAVVRAFRTDAANPATQGFMVLGDESNGHGELLVDGAGSLVDVRYLDIGQANGASGSVTVSNGGEVQIAEYSEVGAGGDGDNFLTVEDAGSLYETGGDLSVAAGSSSLRVDGEMRIRDGGAVVTGGNGFIGRASTNVGRVDIGGPGAMATWDVAGNFYMSGSTNVSSSGGSQSSGSSTLNLLENGRITIDGDFYLKDRGTINLTGGELIANDLIFLDFTGTNYTPVPTVNWDTGLIRYTGSKTFATSDINTVFSGGPALLDAGKHLAFDGLAVLGGPIEVDGGSLSIGSISTGSFSQVEFDSGTLNFTNSGIVVTSSGLFGSTLVIDEDETINVTNSTFVQSDGLLNVAEGNFSSGATVNSGTIVIAQGTADFGTLNNTNGDLVLVDAITTGTINGGDITIVNTNAASALALTSGSSIAFGIETAAGADDLLQVDNTATLAGSLIVSAADVSGIGLGDEYDLILADTVTGTFDNIALPTLDSGLEFDVLYEASRVALSVVAINLLAGDYNGNGIVDAADYTVWADNFGSTTDLAADGNGNGVIDAADYTVWQDNFGNTNASPNTLATIPEPTTGFVLLTLTGLATTRRRHTQLTP, encoded by the coding sequence GTGGCTGCGTGGTCGGCCACGGGTTTGGTTGTGGTGGTCGCGGTGGCGGGCATGCGGGCCGAGGCGCAGGATGCCGAGTGGATCAATCCCACGCCGCCCCCGGGGCCGTTCCCCTTCCTGATCTACGGCACGGGCAGCAACTGGGACACCGGCAACGCGCCCACGCTCGCCGACAACGCGTTGTTCCAGGTCGACCTCATGGGCAACCCGATCGTGCTCAGCGCCGGCAGCCAAAGCAACAACCTCACCGTGGCCGACAACGCCTGGACATTTTCCGGGATCACCAGCGGCGACCTAACCACCGCCGGCGTCGCGTTGATCGATGACGTCACGGCCACCTCCCTGGCCACCGGTGCCTCGCTGAACATCGCCGATAGCGCCCTGTGGAACATCGCCGATGCCGCGCTGACCAACGACAACGACCTGCTCGTGGCGCAGCAGGGCTTCGGCACGCTGGGCATCCAGACCAGCTCGGACGTCACCGCCGAGAACATCTTCGTGGGTAATTCGGCCGGGGCGGTGGGCGTGGTCAACGTCGACGGCGTGGGCTCAACGCTCGCGGCGGTCCGCACCGACAGCCAAGGACGCATCATCAACATCGGCGGCGATGGCGGCACCGGCACGGTCAACCTGACCAACGGCGGCCAACTGCTCACCACCAACGCCGGCGGCAGCGCCAACCAAGACATCGTCGTGGGCCGCAGCTTCTTCGATGCCGACTTGGCAGACCCGGCGAACCCCGTCGTCCGCTCCGTCGGCACACTCAACGTCTCGGGCGCCGGTTCGCTGGCCGAAACCAGCGACTTCTTGGTCGGCCACCTCGGCGGGATCGGCACGGTCAACATCCTCGACGGCGGCCAGGTCGTGCTCGCCGAAGGGGCCAGCCCCCAAGCGCTCTTTGGTAGCGGCGAAGGCTCGGTCGGCAACGGCACGATCGACGGGACCGATTCGGTCCTGCGGGCCCACGCCGTGTTCGTCGGCACATCCGGCGGCACCGCCCAAATTGCCGTGTCCAACGGCGGAGAGTTGATCACCGAGATCACCGCCCAAGCCACCGACAGCACCAACGAAGGCGACCTCATCATCGGCAACACCAACGCCGCCGGGGCGATCGCCAACGGCCTGGTGGCGGTCTACGGCACCGATGGCACAACGGCCTCAGCCGTGAACGCGGATAACATCGTCATCGTCGGCAGCGACGGCCTGGGTGAGCTACGCGTCGGCCGAGACCTCAACGACAACTTCCAAGACTTCGGGCAGGTCAACGCGGCCCAGATCATCGTCGGCGACCTCGACAACAACGACCAGGACAACCGTGTGGTGGTGGACGGGGCCAACGCCCAGGTCCAAACGTCCGGCGCGATTATCGTCGGCGACGCCGGGCGCGGCGTCTGGGAATCGTTCAATGGCAGTACCACCACGGCGGGCACGTCCTTCAACGTCGGCCTCCGCGACGGCTCGGTCAGCACCGCGCTCTTCGACGGCACCGGCACCACGCTCACCGCGCTCAACCTGTTCGTCGGCAACGGCACCGGCGTCGGCTCAACCGGCACCGCCACCTTCCGCAACGGCGCGACCGCCACGCTCAACGGCGTCTTCGCCACCAACGACACCGGCAGTGGCGTCACCATCGGCGACGACGACGAAGGCATCGGCACGCTCAATATCGAAGGCGTCGGGTCCCGCGTCGAAACGACCAACTCCACCTGGTTCATCGGCGGCTCGGAGAACGAAAACGGCGGCACCGGCACCGTCAACATCTCCGCCGGCGGCGTGGGCATCGCCTCCGGCCGGACCTGGATCGGCTACCGCGCCAACGCCCAGGGCACGCTCAACGTCACCGGCACCGGCTCCCGCTACGACGCCAACGGCGACTTCATCCTCGTCGGCTTCCAGGGCGACGGCTTCCTCAACATCGACAGCGGCGGCGTCGTCAACGGCAACGGACTCATCCTCGCCGACGAGCCCGGCTCCGCCGGCAGCGACATCACCGTGGACGGCGCCGGCTCGCAACTCAACCTCACCCAGCGTCTTTCTGTCGGCGACGAGAACGACGCGACCATGACCGTCAGCGGCGGCGCGGTCGTCAACGTGGCGAGCAACTTCGCCGACCCGGACGTCGCCGACCGACGCCTCATCATCGGTCGCGTCAACAGCAGCAACGACTCGTCGCTCACCGTCACCGGCGTCGGCTCGGCCGTCAACTACTTCGGCGGCGAACGCATCAGCGTCGGGTTCCAGGCGGGCACCGCGGCGGACCGCAACAAGCTCCACGTGCTCGACGGTGCGGTCGTCCGCGCCTTCCGCACCGACGCCGCCAACCCGGCGACGCAGGGCTTCATGGTCCTCGGCGACGAATCCAACGGGCACGGCGAACTACTCGTCGACGGAGCGGGCTCGCTCGTGGACGTGCGCTACCTCGACATCGGCCAGGCCAACGGGGCCAGCGGCAGCGTCACCGTCAGTAACGGCGGCGAGGTCCAGATCGCCGAATACTCCGAGGTCGGCGCGGGCGGCGACGGCGACAACTTCCTGACCGTCGAAGACGCCGGCTCGCTCTACGAAACCGGCGGCGACCTCTCCGTCGCGGCGGGTTCGTCTTCGCTCCGCGTCGACGGCGAGATGCGCATCCGTGACGGCGGCGCCGTCGTGACCGGGGGGAACGGGTTCATCGGCCGAGCGTCAACCAACGTCGGCCGCGTCGACATCGGCGGGCCCGGCGCGATGGCCACGTGGGACGTCGCCGGCAACTTCTACATGTCCGGCAGCACCAACGTCTCGTCGTCCGGCGGAAGCCAATCGTCCGGCTCCTCGACCCTCAACCTGCTCGAAAACGGGCGGATCACCATCGACGGCGACTTCTATCTCAAGGACCGCGGCACCATCAACCTCACCGGCGGCGAACTCATCGCCAACGACCTGATCTTCCTCGACTTCACCGGCACGAACTACACACCGGTGCCCACCGTGAACTGGGACACCGGCCTGATCCGCTACACCGGCAGTAAAACCTTTGCGACCAGCGATATCAACACCGTGTTCTCCGGCGGCCCGGCCCTGCTCGACGCGGGCAAGCACCTCGCTTTCGACGGCTTGGCCGTTCTCGGCGGGCCGATCGAAGTCGACGGCGGGTCGCTCAGCATCGGGTCGATCTCGACGGGCAGCTTCAGTCAAGTTGAGTTCGATTCGGGCACGCTCAATTTCACCAACTCCGGCATCGTGGTCACCAGCTCGGGCCTCTTCGGCAGCACGCTGGTCATCGACGAAGACGAAACCATCAACGTCACCAACAGCACCTTTGTTCAATCCGACGGCCTGCTCAACGTCGCCGAGGGCAACTTCTCGTCGGGTGCGACCGTCAACAGCGGCACCATCGTGATCGCCCAGGGCACCGCCGACTTCGGCACCCTCAACAACACCAACGGCGACCTCGTGCTCGTCGACGCGATCACTACCGGCACCATCAACGGCGGCGACATCACCATCGTCAACACCAACGCCGCCAGCGCTCTGGCACTCACCAGCGGCAGCAGCATCGCCTTCGGCATCGAAACCGCCGCCGGGGCGGACGACCTGCTCCAGGTCGACAACACCGCCACCCTCGCTGGCTCGCTGATCGTGTCCGCCGCGGATGTCTCGGGCATCGGCCTGGGCGATGAGTACGACCTGATCCTCGCCGACACCGTCACCGGCACCTTCGACAACATCGCGCTGCCCACCCTCGATAGCGGCCTGGAGTTCGATGTGCTCTACGAAGCCAGCCGCGTCGCCCTGTCGGTCGTCGCCATCAACCTCCTCGCCGGCGACTATAACGGCAACGGCATCGTCGACGCCGCGGACTACACCGTCTGGGCCGACAACTTCGGCAGCACCACCGACCTCGCCGCCGACGGCAACGGCAACGGCGTCATCGACGCCGCGGACTACACCGTCTGGCAAGACAACTTCGGCAACACCAACGCCTCGCCCAACACCCTCGCCACCATCCCCGAACCCACCACCGGCTTCGTGCTGCTCACCCTCACCGGCCTCGCCACCACGCGTCGCCGCCACACCCAACTTACGCCCTAA
- a CDS encoding DUF7453 family protein, whose translation MVGVATLILGGAVQAAPSIETQVLVTTGQTVPGGFTLDSFQTGVSSTIRSPFWLNDTGQVAFAAALAGTPGGFDDNLAIYRVDATGTGLVEIARTGQTPPDGAGAFTYFGTPPSFAAAANPHIAGFNNVGQVAFIADISTNDDPFAEESGIYVGDGTPGGLVGLGREG comes from the coding sequence GTGGTTGGAGTCGCCACGCTGATCCTCGGCGGGGCGGTGCAGGCAGCCCCCTCGATCGAAACACAAGTCCTCGTCACCACCGGCCAAACGGTGCCCGGCGGGTTCACGCTCGATTCGTTCCAAACGGGTGTCAGCTCCACGATCCGCAGCCCGTTCTGGCTCAACGACACCGGCCAAGTCGCCTTCGCCGCTGCGCTCGCAGGCACCCCCGGCGGGTTCGATGACAACCTCGCCATCTACCGAGTCGACGCCACCGGCACCGGACTCGTCGAGATCGCCCGGACCGGACAAACGCCGCCAGACGGCGCGGGGGCGTTCACTTACTTCGGCACACCACCATCCTTTGCGGCGGCGGCTAACCCTCACATCGCCGGCTTCAACAACGTCGGCCAAGTCGCCTTCATCGCCGATATCTCGACCAATGACGATCCATTCGCTGAGGAATCCGGGATCTATGTCGGCGACGGCACACCCGGCGGACTCGTCGGTCTGGGCCGAGAAGGGTAG
- a CDS encoding DUF7453 family protein, with product MDAVVKTKDRGWALAVSCGLALPGMSVGNVNATPVVDTAIVAIQGQATPENDGTFDFFWNFAPHLNDIGQVAFSVELTGTNGGFSDYQGIYRGDGTAEGLVRIVRLSDEVPEGNGTFRRLGFSTFAAADFASGINNAGQVAFLAETNSPYFTRYAHGQYLGDGSPGGLVNLAREGQPLPSSGESFFQFSSSTPELNDAGQIAFVTSVSDDSTPFTYETRIYRGDGTSSGDTTIAAVDQSLPDSDGTFRSFTSRRYVINDAGQVAFNATLQDTPGGTTDDQGIYRGDGTPGSLTKVVREGQAAPDGNGSFVVPTFITPMINNAGQVAFYSTLSSTTDGNSDDSGLFRSDSTGGGLDTLIRKGQLLPTGHSAGGFLYHDELNNAGQMLFATDLMNPADGQTVGQGLYLTDGTAEGLFQIARDEEITPEGDAEFLEFHPQGLNDQGQALVVADLGILGSSDVVSGIYVHDDDGGLIKIAREGDAFLGSTLSYVGFSSTLNNAGQVAYRFSLEDGRSGIALATIIDTLLGDYNNNGIVDAADYTIWQDSFGSTTDLAADGNGNGIIDAADYTVWQDNFGNSNIGTSTLAILPEPGTIGLLGLSGLLCTHRRARG from the coding sequence ATGGATGCTGTTGTGAAGACCAAGGACAGGGGCTGGGCCCTGGCGGTCTCGTGTGGGCTGGCGCTGCCGGGTATGAGCGTCGGCAACGTGAACGCTACGCCTGTGGTAGACACCGCTATTGTCGCCATCCAAGGCCAAGCCACCCCCGAAAACGATGGCACTTTCGACTTCTTTTGGAACTTCGCCCCACACCTCAACGACATAGGCCAGGTGGCGTTCAGCGTCGAACTCACCGGCACCAACGGCGGGTTTAGCGATTACCAAGGAATCTACCGTGGCGACGGCACGGCTGAAGGACTCGTAAGAATCGTACGCCTTAGCGATGAGGTGCCTGAAGGCAACGGCACATTCCGTCGTTTGGGCTTCAGTACTTTTGCAGCAGCAGACTTCGCCTCAGGCATCAACAACGCCGGGCAGGTTGCCTTTCTCGCAGAAACCAATTCTCCCTACTTCACCCGATACGCCCACGGCCAATACCTCGGCGACGGCTCGCCCGGCGGCCTCGTCAACCTCGCTCGCGAGGGCCAACCGCTGCCGAGCAGCGGAGAATCTTTTTTTCAATTCTCCAGTTCGACTCCTGAGTTGAACGACGCCGGGCAGATCGCTTTTGTGACTTCGGTCAGTGACGACTCCACACCGTTTACCTATGAAACCCGCATCTATCGCGGCGACGGCACCTCTTCCGGAGATACGACCATCGCCGCCGTGGATCAATCTCTTCCCGACAGCGATGGTACGTTCCGCTCTTTTACTTCCAGGCGGTACGTCATCAACGACGCCGGCCAAGTTGCCTTCAACGCCACGCTTCAAGACACCCCCGGGGGTACCACCGACGACCAGGGCATCTACCGCGGCGACGGCACGCCCGGCAGCCTGACCAAAGTCGTCCGCGAAGGGCAGGCTGCGCCCGATGGTAACGGCAGTTTTGTCGTCCCCACCTTCATTACCCCCATGATTAACAACGCGGGCCAAGTCGCGTTTTACTCCACTCTCAGCAGCACTACCGACGGCAACAGCGACGACTCCGGCCTCTTCCGCAGCGACAGCACCGGCGGCGGACTCGACACCCTTATCCGCAAGGGCCAGCTCCTACCCACCGGCCACTCCGCGGGAGGGTTCCTCTACCACGACGAACTCAACAACGCCGGCCAAATGCTGTTCGCCACCGACCTCATGAACCCCGCCGACGGTCAAACCGTGGGGCAAGGCCTCTACCTCACCGATGGCACTGCCGAGGGCCTCTTCCAAATCGCACGCGACGAAGAAATCACCCCCGAAGGCGATGCCGAGTTCCTCGAGTTCCACCCCCAAGGCCTCAACGACCAGGGCCAAGCCCTGGTCGTAGCTGACCTCGGCATCCTCGGCAGCAGCGATGTCGTGTCGGGCATCTATGTTCACGACGACGACGGCGGCCTCATCAAAATCGCCCGCGAAGGCGATGCCTTCCTCGGCAGCACCCTCTCCTACGTCGGCTTCAGCAGCACCCTCAACAACGCCGGCCAAGTCGCCTACCGCTTCAGCCTCGAAGACGGAAGATCGGGCATCGCCCTCGCCACGATCATCGACACGCTCCTGGGCGACTACAACAACAACGGCATCGTCGACGCCGCCGACTACACCATCTGGCAAGACTCCTTCGGCAGCACCACCGACCTCGCCGCCGATGGCAACGGCAACGGCATCATCGACGCCGCGGACTACACCGTTTGGCAGGACAACTTCGGCAACTCGAACATTGGCACCAGCACCCTCGCCATCCTCCCGGAGCCAGGGACAATAGGGCTGTTGGGTTTGAGTGGTTTGCTGTGTACACATCGAAGAGCGCGAGGATAA
- a CDS encoding glycoside hydrolase family 16 protein, whose translation MYTQPQNRWSHYILSLIAGVAFTAAAPLFAQPHTGDPEESFAPDGYELAWEDDFNGHQLDHDKWFYRNGIDRGRTVMSRDNVILDHGHLNLVVQSGDFRINRETYPYYNGERDTFNYVGAGVISDWRFSLGYYEARSKMLDAHYWHPAYWLEVVNADDDNNLLRFHNRAEIDIMECEPQWPVAQSIRVHDWLTGGEHRKLPPKDPKTKHNMTIASDQSLGWYVWGMELTEDQAIFFENGRHVVTVDIPDDYRRDPMNIILSCVTIKDPEDSGIQKFDWVRYHEPASLRESDRKECERLIQFTSLVGPDFMDERDTEASNGWRQRASNAKKGDFVTYRVYVNEPGEYAVKLRTFAEDDATGAWRLTIDGEKQGKPIRADKSTGYVEWELGTKAFAEKGYAEFTLTCVNAKGKGAVLDFDWIELVKE comes from the coding sequence ATGTACACCCAACCCCAGAATCGATGGTCTCATTACATCCTTTCCCTCATCGCCGGCGTCGCCTTCACCGCCGCCGCCCCGCTCTTCGCCCAGCCCCACACCGGCGACCCCGAAGAGAGTTTCGCCCCCGACGGCTACGAGCTCGCGTGGGAAGACGATTTCAACGGCCACCAGCTCGACCACGACAAGTGGTTCTACCGCAACGGCATCGACCGCGGACGCACCGTCATGTCACGCGACAACGTCATCCTCGACCACGGCCACCTCAACCTCGTCGTACAGTCCGGCGACTTCCGCATCAACCGCGAAACCTACCCGTACTACAACGGTGAACGCGACACGTTCAACTACGTCGGGGCCGGCGTGATCAGCGATTGGCGGTTCTCGCTCGGCTACTACGAAGCCCGCTCGAAGATGCTCGACGCCCACTACTGGCACCCCGCGTACTGGCTGGAAGTCGTCAACGCGGATGACGACAACAACCTGCTTCGCTTCCACAACCGGGCGGAGATCGACATCATGGAATGCGAGCCGCAGTGGCCCGTCGCGCAGAGCATCCGCGTGCACGACTGGCTGACGGGCGGGGAACACCGCAAGCTCCCGCCCAAAGACCCAAAGACCAAGCACAACATGACCATCGCGTCGGACCAGTCGCTGGGCTGGTACGTCTGGGGCATGGAACTCACCGAAGACCAGGCGATCTTCTTCGAGAACGGCCGACACGTCGTGACCGTCGATATCCCCGACGACTACCGACGCGACCCGATGAACATCATCCTGTCGTGCGTGACGATCAAGGACCCCGAAGACAGCGGCATCCAGAAGTTCGATTGGGTGCGTTACCACGAGCCGGCGTCGCTGCGGGAGAGCGATCGGAAAGAATGCGAAAGACTGATCCAGTTCACGAGTCTAGTCGGCCCCGATTTCATGGACGAACGCGATACCGAGGCCTCAAACGGCTGGCGGCAGCGGGCGAGCAACGCGAAGAAAGGCGACTTCGTAACGTACCGCGTGTACGTGAACGAGCCGGGCGAGTACGCGGTGAAGCTGCGGACGTTTGCCGAGGACGACGCAACCGGTGCGTGGCGTCTGACGATCGATGGCGAGAAGCAGGGCAAGCCCATCCGTGCCGACAAATCGACGGGTTATGTCGAATGGGAACTGGGCACGAAGGCGTTTGCGGAGAAGGGCTACGCGGAGTTCACGCTGACGTGCGTGAACGCGAAGGGTAAGGGGGCGGTGTTGGACTTTGACTGGATCGAGTTGGTGAAGGAGTGA
- a CDS encoding menaquinone biosynthesis family protein, translating into MSTAPTQNKTLHIGHSPDPDDAFMWYPLANFTAPDGTTLTPKIDTKGYDFVHVLEDIQSLNVRSEKGELEITAFSVHEYPYVADKYAMTSCGSSMGDNYGPMIVCPPDKFKTIEDLKSAKLAIPGERTTAWLSCQLLLAEHGLSADDLDWQPVMFDEILQKVESGEFDAGLIIHEGQITFQNNGLEKLVDLGTWWTQSRNLPLPLGANAIRRDLVESGEARTICRILLDSIEYALEHREASVNFALNYARDMGADLADKFVGMYVNDWTLDYGERGRQAVRQLIQEGIAAGLLPDCGEIDFIEPA; encoded by the coding sequence ATGAGCACTGCACCCACCCAGAACAAAACCCTCCACATCGGCCACTCCCCCGACCCCGACGACGCCTTCATGTGGTACCCCTTGGCCAACTTCACCGCACCCGACGGCACCACCCTCACCCCCAAGATCGACACCAAGGGCTACGACTTCGTCCACGTGCTCGAGGACATCCAGTCGCTCAACGTCCGCTCCGAAAAAGGCGAACTCGAGATCACCGCCTTTTCCGTCCACGAATATCCCTACGTGGCCGACAAATACGCAATGACCTCCTGCGGCAGCTCCATGGGCGACAACTACGGCCCGATGATCGTCTGCCCCCCCGACAAGTTCAAAACCATCGAAGACCTCAAGAGCGCCAAGCTCGCCATCCCCGGCGAGCGCACCACCGCCTGGCTGTCCTGCCAACTCCTCCTCGCCGAGCACGGCCTGTCGGCCGACGACCTCGACTGGCAGCCCGTCATGTTCGACGAGATCCTCCAAAAAGTGGAAAGCGGCGAGTTCGACGCGGGCCTCATCATCCACGAAGGCCAAATCACCTTCCAGAACAACGGCCTGGAAAAACTCGTCGACCTCGGCACCTGGTGGACCCAGTCCCGCAACCTCCCTTTGCCCCTGGGCGCCAACGCCATCCGCCGCGACCTCGTCGAGTCCGGCGAAGCCCGAACCATCTGCCGCATCCTCCTCGACAGCATCGAGTACGCCCTCGAACACCGCGAAGCCTCGGTGAACTTCGCCCTGAATTATGCCCGTGACATGGGTGCGGACTTGGCCGACAAATTCGTCGGCATGTACGTCAACGACTGGACCCTCGACTACGGCGAACGTGGCCGACAAGCCGTGCGCCAACTCATCCAAGAAGGCATCGCCGCCGGCCTGCTGCCGGATTGTGGCGAGATCGACTTCATCGAGCCCGCGTAA